A genomic segment from Carassius auratus strain Wakin chromosome 25, ASM336829v1, whole genome shotgun sequence encodes:
- the LOC113043056 gene encoding synembryn-A-like: MKMDLNAIIEKMETGDQDAALTALQTFNKEKSQCFSFTPGEEEDRERLGELVLGFLERDLQPSCQLACLETIRILSRDKKSLVPFATRHAMQILIRHAGLSQGEGFSPEIPDLEVIVEALKCLCNIVFNSEAAQEAGAELQLIVGLAERLKQCREPQWSHDVRFFDLRLMFLITALRVDVRAQLARELRGVSLLSEALDATLGLCWPDTYEVACAGFDGCSELPPLGRQETERAMELLKILFNVTFDSSRRKVDEEEAATYRHLGAILRHCIMSSSEGEERTEEMHSHTVNLLGNLPLPCLDVLLMPKVQQGSIEYIGVNMDAVKVLLEFMEKRLDRGNKLKETLLPSLNLLTESARIHRETRKFLRMKVLPPLRDVKNRPEVGNALRNKLVRLMTHIDTDVKHCAAEFLFVLCKESVSRFIKYTGYGNAAGLLAARGLMRGGRDPGHYSEDEDSDTEEYREAKPHINPVTGRVEEEQPNPMEGMTEEQKEYEAMKLVNMFDKLSREQVIQPMKIGADGKMTSLEPQELHYLASQQFGESNNSDSDSDTN, translated from the exons ATGAAAATGGACTTAAATGCAATCATAGAGAAGATGGAAACGGGCGATCAGGACGCCGCACTTACAGCTTTACAGACCTTTAATAAAGAG aaATCCCAGTGTTTTTCATTTACCCCCGGGgaggaggaagacagagag cGTCTGGGCGAGTTAGTGCTGGGCTTCCTGGAGAGAGACCTCCAGCCGTCCTGTCAGCTGGCCTGCCTGGAAACCATCCGCATCCTGTCCCGTGACAAGAAGAGCCTGGTTCCCTTTGCCACCCGCCACGCCATGCAGATCCTGATCCGACATGCTGGCCTCAGTCAGGGTGAGGGCTTCTCCCCCGAGATCCCGGACCTGGAAGTGATCGTGGAGGCTCTGAAGTGCTTGTGCAACATTGTGTTCAACAGTGAGGCGGCTCAGGAGGCGGGGGCGGAGCTCCAGCTGATAGTGGGATTGGCCGAGAGGCTCAAACAGTGCCGCGAGCCGCAGTGGAGCCACGACGTGCGATTCTTCGACCTGCGCCTCATGTTCCTGATCACTGCCCTGCGCGTGGACGTAAGAGCCCAGCTGGCCCGCGAGCTGCGGGGCGTTAGTCTGCTGTCCGAGGCTCTGGATGCCACGCTCGGCCTCTGCTGGCCCGATACGTACGAGGTGGCTTGTGCAGGCTTTGACGGCTGCTCAGAGCTGCCCCCGCTGGGGAGACAGGAGACGGAGCGAGCCATGGAGCTCCTGAAGATCCTCTTTAACGTCACCTTTGATTCCAGCCGCCGCAAGGTGGACGAG gaggaAGCAGCCACTTACAGACACCTGGGTGCCATACTGAGACACTGCATTATGAGCTCCTCCGAGGGAGAGGAGCGTACAGAGGAGatgcacag CCACACGGTGAACCTTCTGGGGAACCTGCCGCTTCCGTGTCTTGACGTCTTGCTGATGCCTAAAGTCCAGCAGGGCTCAATCGAGTACATAGGCGTCAACATGGACGCCGTCAAGGTGCTGCTGGAGTTCATGGAGAAAAGACTCGACCGG GGAAACAAGCTGAAGGAAACTTTGCTGCCCTCGCTAAATCTACTAACAGAGAGCGCTCGCATCCACAGAGAGACCAGGAAGTTTTTACGAATGAAG GTGCTTCCACCATTACGAGATGTCAAAAACAGACCTGAGGTTGGGAACGCTCTACGGAACAAGCTAGTGCGTCTGATGACACACATAGACACGGACGTGAAGCACTGTGCGGCTGAGTTCCTGTTTGTGCTGTGCAAGGAGAGTG TTTCCAGGTTTATCAAGTACACAGGTTATGGTAACGCGGCAGGGCTGCTGGCCGCTCGGGGACTGATGAGAGGCGGCCGAGACCCCGGACATTATTCAGAAGACGAGGACAGTGATACCGAGGAGTACAGAGAGGCAAAACCTCA CATCAATCCGGTGACCGGCCGTGTGGAGGAGGAGCAGCCCAACCCTATGGAGGGAATGACTGAAGAACAGAAAGAATACGAAGCCATGAAACTGGTCAACATGTTCGACAAACTCTCAAG GGAGCAGGTGATCCAGCCAATGAAAATCGGAGCTGATGGTAAAATGACTTCACTGGAGCCACAAGAGCTTCATTATTTAGCCAGCCAACAGTTCGGAGAGTCCAATAATTCTGACAGCGACAGTGACACAAACTAA
- the LOC113043062 gene encoding cytochrome c oxidase subunit 8B, mitochondrial-like, with the protein MSCLNRSLNLLKAVMRHQIIPKANISAKPAKHVLSAGEQVFVMVTMFVTILGPSGWVLANLEEYKKRPGGAA; encoded by the exons ATGTCATGCTTAAATCGCTCGCTTAATCTGCTGAAGGCTGTGATGAGACATCAAATCATACCTAAAGCTAATATTTCAGCCAAACCAGCCAAACATGTGCTCTCCGCTGGG GAGCAGGTCTTTGTAATGGTGACCATGTTCGTGACCATCCTGGGCCCCTCTGGATGGGTCCTGGCAAATTTGGAGGAGTACAAGAAACGTCCTGGCGGAGCTGCATAA
- the LOC113043057 gene encoding 26S proteasome non-ATPase regulatory subunit 13-like — MKDVIGFLKQQQSKSPTPEMASEWHSMEDMYNRKLWHQLTLKLTVFVQDPYFSKGDGLIQLYENFLCDFEHRINPLSLVEIILHVAKQMPDPNTAITFLEKTKEKVKASDEAVILCKTSIGSLKLDISDLPATKKLIEEVDEMLNNLPGVTSVHGRFYDLSSKYYRIIGNHAMYYRDALRYLGCVEAKDLPEAEQQERAFTLGLAGLLGEGVYNFGELLMHPVLESLRNTDKQWLIDTLYAFNAGNVEKFQALKTAWGQQPDLAAHEAKLMQKIQLLCVMEMTFTRPANHRQLTFQEIAQSAKIQVNEVELLVMKALSVGLIKGSIDEVEKKVHMTWVQPRVLDVQQIKGMKDRLDFWCGDVKNMAMLVEQQAQDILT; from the exons ATGAAAGATGTCATCGGATTCCTCAAACAACAGCAGAGCAAAAGTCCGACGCCTGAGATGGCCTCGGAGTGGCACTCAATGGAGGATATGTACAACAGAAA ATTGTGGCATCAGTTGACTCTGAAGTTGACGGTCTTTGTGCAGGACCCTTATTTCTCCAAAGGGGACGGTCTCATTCAG CTCTACGAAAACTTCCTCTGTGATTTTGAACACAG aaTCAACCCATTGTCCTTAGTCGAAATCATCCTTCATGTTGCAAAACAAATGCCAG ATCCAAATACAGCCATCACCTTTCTTGAGAAAACAAAGGAGAAG GTCAAAGCCAGTGATGAGGCCGTCATCCTCTGCAAAACCTCGATTGGCAGCCTCAAGCTTGACATCAGCGACCTCCCCGCAACAAAg AAATTAATAGAGGAAGTGGATGAGATGCTGAACAATCTCCCTGGTGTGACGTCAGTGCACGGGCGATTTTACGATCTTTCAAGCAAATATTACCGCATCATTGGGAACCACGCTATGTACTACAGGGACGCCCTGCGGTACTTGGGATGTGTGGAAGCTAAAGACTTGCCTG AAGCAGAGCAACAAGAAAGAGCTTTCACATTAGGCCTGGCCGGCCTTCTCGGAGAGGGAGTGTACAACTTCGGAGAACTG CTGATGCACCCGGTCCTGGAGTCACTGAGGAACACAGATAAACAGTGGCTGATAGACACACTCTATGCATTTAATGCAGGCAACGTGGAGAAATTCCAAGCTCTGAAGACCGCATGGGGTCAACAG CCTGATCTCGCAGCTCATGAGGCCAAACTCATGCAGAAGATCCAGTTACTCTGTGTCATGGAG ATGACTTTCACACGGCCAGCCAATCACAGGCAGCTGACGTTCCAGGAAATTGCACAGAGTGCAAAAATCCAAGTGAATGAG GTGGAGCTGTTGGTGATGAAGGCTCTGTCTGTCGGACTGATCAAGGGAAGCATTGACGAGGTGGAAAAGAAAGTTCACATGACCTGGGTCCAGCCCAGAGTACTGGACGTGCAGCAG ATTAAGGGCATGAAGGATCGTCTGGACTTCTGGTGTGGGGATGTTAAGAACATGGCCATGTTGGTGGAACAGCAGGCTCAGGACATCCTCACTTGA